The Haliotis asinina isolate JCU_RB_2024 chromosome 3, JCU_Hal_asi_v2, whole genome shotgun sequence genome segment TTCGCAACGATGAAGCAGACGCCTTGATTTTAGCTTTCGTCCAACAGCAGTCTGGCTGATACTGAGATATCATCCGATATCCAAGTTCATCCTAACTCCATAAGTCGCTAACAAGCTTTTCCTTTGTTGCGTGCAGGTGGCTACATCCTTATCAACCACTACGACTACATCTTCGATACCGACATCATGAAAGCAAATCTCGCTGACCTGGAATCCCGTGGTCTGTGGAAATTGACAGACCGGCATTATGTAGAAGAACCGCACAATGGGGTGCGTCGGTGTACGTGTATATATCAAGTTGCATAGTCGCCTGTTTGCTTGGGGTAGAGTCAAGGTGACCATTGAAAGTAAAAGTAAAACGACCAATAGTTAAAAGTCACAACGGCAAGTAGAAAACGTGAAACAAATCGGCTATAGGGCAGGGCACTACAGGCTTCCCCTCCTTTGTTGTCATGTTTTGGGGTactggtttgtttttttcttgttttaaaccgcacttagcaatacagttatatggcggcagtatGTACATAATAAGACAGTGATCATCAGCGTGAACACCAATCTACACTaatgggacacaatgacatgtgaactaattcagcgaacctgatcacacgactccgttagtcgcctcttacggcaagtatgggttactgaagaccagttttaatcCGGAACTTCACGGGTTTTGGGGGTAACTTGCGGGGTTGGGGGTGACTCGTCTGGTGAGAAAGTGTTCGATGTCTGGACAACAGGAACCTGCAAGTGACAGTCCTACTTCATCTTGCAATGACAAATGAAATCTGGTAGCTTTCATTGTTCCTGACGAGCGTTCGGAAGTCGAACATGTCAAACTCCTCCCATTGTAGTGAAATGTGTGAGGATGAACCTGTATTCCACCTTTAATTGCCTCTCGAGGAGGCTGGACTTCAGACTAACTGAAAGAACCAGGTATTGTTATACTGCACACTCTGCTAGATATAGTGTTGAACATAGGGCGAAATACGTCAGCTGTGCGACCGTCGCATAATATACCAAACAGCAGGTTTGGAAATAATCAAAAAGGTGTATCTTTtgggccattttgacttttgacgACTGATCGTTTTGACCTCTTGGTCGTTTTGATTCCCGAGTTGTTTGGACTTTAATACAGCATGTTAGCATTAATATGCTATTCATGAATCATGCATGCGCTTGAAGGATAAAATCTTCTGTATCCAGTCTTGGAGTGCTCATGGTGTGTTTTTGAGTTTTCCATTATGTTGCTGCAATCTAGATGGCATGACATTCCGAAAGATCATCATGGATCTGCTGTTTCAATCAGACATATATTCAAGATGAAAGGCCAATATACAACGTGAAGCACCGTAAGCATTGTCTGCAACATATGTTGCTTTTAGTACAACCAAGATACCTACTTCAGACCTATACACGAATAACATCGATGCTCCAACATATTTGGAAAGCAGATCTTGCATGATGAGTTGTATATATTACTTTACTTCGCAAACATGTCGGCTGAAAAGGTTTACTGGCCTGAaattatgggtgagtgagttttgttttacaccacacacaatattaataatatggAGGCCGCAAACTATAACAAATACAACATAGGCAAAACTAGAACAGAATCAAATAAATCTACCCACCATACTATCTTGTCAAGGCAATGAAAATTAAACGTTCACATCATGTGCAACAAAGACGGACCTTGGCTTGCATCTGCTCATTGATGCTGTAATGTCCGATGAGATCTATGTTCATGTGTTTTAACTAGTTAGATAATTTAACACAATCCCACTATAAAACACATGCGAAACTTCTGCATTAGCTTATAGGTTTTGTATGTGTGCTACTCCGGGTATCATAATCATTCAAAAGACCAAAGAATGGCTTGGCAGAAATCTAAAAGTCACCGTGGAATGTGGCCAGTATCGATGAATGTCATAAGTTTGACAATTTCAAATTCTGTGAACTTAAATTCGcttttcaacatttcttcaGTAAAATCCCTGGCAATAAGCCCATCTACCTGTTTCTTTTGAAAtcttgaaacatgtttgtcCAGTTTTAGTGACCTGAGAGTTTGTGACATCCCCTCTATTGTAAGGTCCTTTAGGTGACTGGGCAATGCTTTGGTTTTACCTTTGCGCGGTGGAAGCTTAGGTGTAGACACACTGTCTCTTTCTGTCCTCTGCGCTTTGCTCACACTAACAACGCCTGCATCCACCGAAACAGACTTCGCTCGTGGGGGAAGTGTCGGTTTGCAGGTGGTATCCCCACTGCTTGTACTGACACTCCTAGCGACCTTTGCTACACTCCATCTTTGTGCATTGCCTTCtgttttggtggtggtggttagTTTTCTCTGTAGCTCGGATATCAAGGATCCTTTGGGCGGATGTCTCTTGTGGAAGTATGGAGTAGCGTACTTTTCATCATCAGTAGCGTTGTCCTTAGACATGAGAGAGTAGGTGATGTATTCTGTAGGCTCTATGTAGGAATAGATATGGTCCTCTTTATCTACCACGCTGCTGTCAGAAAACACCACGATCTCTGAAATACATAACTCCTCCATACAGTATACCAATATTTACTCCACACTTCATCTAATCCATGACAAAGTGCTTGCATATTAATTATCGGTGGACATGCGTCTTGTTTAAGCGCCTTTGAACAGTTGAACTGGAAATCGGCGGTATACAAATGCTTAGCATAATATGATATAATTAAActtgttttgttcttgtttcaaaCAGCTCGTTGATATTGGTTGATCAGGTCCTCACTTGAATTCATCTAATCATAGGAAGCACTTACTACTCGACATTAAGTTTGTTTCTTGTCTTGCATGGCCGAAcagcaatattctgtttatATCAAATGATCAACATGATGACCATAGACTCATGCAATTAGGTTACGATGACACGCCTCCTCTAAgacagcgagcttgaccacccgagtcccgttagtcgccccttatgacaaacatgggttctCTTTCAACAACTTCTCGAGTAGTGTTGGACTCTTAAATACAGGTTAAACGAGATCATTGCTTCTTGGTGACACCATGAGGACTAGTGACAGACGTACGTGCTTACCTTTATTCCCCATGTTGGGAGGGATCTTGACGTCTTTCAGCGACGCTTTCAGTTGAGAATACAGGGTCTCCCACTCCTTCTCTTCCATCCCGACCACGCCCTTCACCGTGGACACACAGAGATCGTCAATGTACAGCGGAACCACCATCGGGCTCATATCCAGAGACCCTGGGGAATGAGGGAGTAAGTGAGATCTACGGTGCGTTTAGCAGTATTTCTGCATTAACACAACGGGGGACACTAGGATTGCACTTCACCTACAGTACCTACGAGGGGAATCTAACCCGGCTAGTGGCATGACGcacgaacgctttatccactgggCTATCATCGTCTAGCCTTGGGGATACTCGTATTGAACCACTGATCATATGGAAAGAATGCAGTTATCCTCGATTTGAAAATTCAGAATGCCCGTGCGTATATGAACCTTGTTTAATCAGCTTTGCGGGAAGGTTTCCCTTCACTCGTGCTAATATTGTTCGCAAAGCATTGgccatgatgatgatgctatcaACCGTACATAAGCCGTCCGTGGTCAACgtattgaatgtttttatgATAGTGATAGTCGGGAATGTCTATGGACAGATAGCTTTTAGAACCTTTCTGGGATATGTTGTTCGTCTGCGCCGCTCGGAATCGGGGCTCTTTCCAACATTGTCATCGCGGTTCTGGAACCCAGGGGCTGCTGTCAAGGCTCTAGTCTACAGACACCAAAATGGCTCCAACCAACTGTATTGATCTGCAGTGTCTTATGTGTCGCTTTGCTTACTTGCGACGCCTTATGCCCCATTTCTTCATTTAATCCAAAACGCATGCAATCATGTTCTTGAAAATGTTGACATGTCTTGTGTGCACTTGTTTCAACATTGAACCAGTTTAATGACTTTGGTTGTTCAGGTCCTAACTTGAATTCAGCTATTTAAGGTCTTACCTCtttcaacatgttttattcCCTGGGATACGTTGTTCGTCTGCGGAAATGGCTAAGAAACAGATGATTCTAACTTACGCCCGTAGACTCCATTGGCTATCACGAAGGTCTCCTCGTAGACGTGTGACAGGGCGAGATTACTGAGGTCTTTGGCCTTCTGTTCATTAGACCCGATGTAGAAGGCGACGTTTGCTGGGGCGGAAAACCTCACCTGGACTGGCAGTTTGTTCTCCAGGAGGATCTCTTTCATTGTCTGTTCAGGTCCCACTGAAACAAGGTTCGGGATGACAGATCATTTGATAGTACTTaatattaaaatgaaacaatgaaacaatcgcAATAGACGGGGAcgtataacacacacacacacacacacacacacacacacacacacacacacacacacacacacacacacacacacacaagtcaGATGATTTGTGCAAGCTCGCCTGCAATCGTTTGTGAGGATGATGGTGTTTGTATCAACGTGTATGAGCtcttgatgtgtttgtgtgcataCTCTGCTTTGTATCAACAGGGTGGTGGGTAAGTGGCTGAAGTTCGCACGTCACaccaaaggcccgggttcggttccttacatttgtgtcccccgccgtgatattgctggcggGATTATTGcttaaaaacggcgtaaaacagaAGTCATTCACCAaattgtgtatatatacatacagtgtgtgtgtgtgtgtgtgtgtgtgtgtgtgtgtgtatgttggcCTTAGCTACAAGGAACACGCTTCATGTAAGCTTGAGTCTGAATCCGAGAATCTTGTTGAATTCCTCAGATATTAGGTACTTTGAACTTTTAAACCAACGCGGGTATCCATGGATAGAATGCAGAGATTTCCTCCGGCCGAAGCCTTTGCAAAGTGATTTGTGATCAGTCCATCTTGACTGTCACCACATACTGGGCGATGACGTAGCTTACCGCGTTTAGCGTATGACGAAAACCCAGACTGCATTCCCCATGTgggtgaagccagtttctggcgTCAACAGCCGTGGCATTGCTGGAGTTTTATTACTGAGGTGTAATTCCTTATTGACTGTCATTACATACTTTTTTGTCGGGATATGACAATCTTGAACTTCATGGGGTACTCCTCGGGGATGCTGATTGTCCTGCCACGAGAGTCCCGTGCGACCACCCTCCTCTGTTTCACGTAGCTGTGGCAGAACAGAGCCTAATGAGGAGAGAAAGGATAAGGTTTCAATGGTGTCTCTATACAAGAAACATGTATCTCAAAACGCCGTTTAGAATGCTATGAAATCATAGAACGTTGAGTCACGGTGTGAGCAAAACATGCCGATGTAACTAAAATCATAACTCACTATGTAAGAGTATAAACGTCCTACATGTTCAGcaatataaatatgtaaacGCCTTAGCTGTTCAACAGAGACATACAGACGCTTTGCCAGTGCATGGTAGAACGTATAAATGCCTAACATCTTCAGCAGTATAAATACATGGGCGTCTTACCTGTTCAACAGAGGACGTACGGACGATTTGTCAGTCCATGCAAGAATGTATAAATACCTTCCATGTTCAGCAGAATAGATATTTAGAAGCCTTACCTGTTCAGCAGAGAAGTAGAGACGATTTACCCGTTCATACAGGAATGCGTACATGACTTActgttcaatatatatatatatatatatatatatatatatatatatatatatatatatatatagcgctTTATCTGGTCAACAGAGGAGGCATAGACGATTTACCTGTTTTTGTTAGAATGTGGAGATCTTACGTGTTCAGCAGTATAAACATAATAGATTTACCtgtcaaacatatatatatatatcacaatcaCAATAATATATAAACGCCTTACGCGTTCAGCACGGAATACATAGGCGTGCAGTGAGATAGCCACAGAATGCACCGACTTGGAACATGTTCGACAGAGAACGTACAGAGGGCTTACCTGTTCAGCGGAGAAAGTCTCCAAATCTGTAAAGCCATAGCACCCTTGTGTGACTATAACGAATACTGGGAACTTCTGCGAGAACCGGTCAAAGAACTCTGGCATAGCGTAGTTCTCTTCTCTGGTTTCAAACTGTACTACCGTATACAGGAATTTCTTTGACGCCATGTTGTCTGCGAATGCTGGCCATAGATGTCCTCAATGTCTGTGAAATGCATTAAATTGCATCCTGAAACTGTACGTCCTAATTGAAAAGGGTTAAAATACTGCTATTTGTCGTACAATCATTTGGCATATTTCCAGAAATATTAAACATTGATGCTCTTTAAGTGAAATCACTGAATTTCATAATATGATGCCCCTCGCAACAGAGTTCTTATATTGTACGTTCGCTTCACAATCTGACCCAAAGAACCATACAACTCTATCCCAGCGTGGTCCATTGTGTGAAGTGTGAACAGTGTGGTACGAGTACATGTGGCGTTGTGACACCTTGCACGATATCACAGACTGGCAAAGCAACAACAAATACGACAAGTGACATGTGGTACTAATCAAATGTTCTCTCCTCGGGTCACGAGCCAATAGTACCGAGTGAAAAAATGGACGATTTTGCCGTCTCATCACTGCCTTTTCTGAAGTGTTAGACTTTTTTAATTCGTGTATCTCTGTTCACATGTCGCCAAGAAATGGGGGTCAGAGGCTGTTCACTATGGTTTCTCGCCTGAAAAAtttaaggcgagaaagcgatggcccaAATCAGTCACCATAGTTCACGCAGTGTTATTGTGTCTAAGTGTACTCAACACTCACAGCCCACGTTTGTTTGGGAATGAATGTGTTTGGTGACATTGTGTCACCGGGTCGTAAACCAAGCATCGTTGCTAAAAACATGAAGTCTAcaatggacaacaacttctacAGGTTCTCACATCAAAACGTCGCTCTATACAACAAGCAAGAAgttttcatccataaagttgtaggCTTTATTATAGACTCGCCGTCTTCTAGAATACCGATCAAACAATGAAGTTCGTTGCTGTCCAATGACAGGCACTGATATCCTTTACAGTGTTGTGCGTGGACTATCACAGACCAACAAATAGTCCCTGAAATATTTTACTTCATAGTAAAaattattatataatatattgaAATGGAGCCCCGAGACTCTTTTCGTTTTCAGTCTGCCACATTTTCTTGacatgcatgggctttcttggatatatttgcttcaacGTCTGTATGGCAGACTAGGGGTATCATGAAAAATCAAGATTTCGTTGAATCTCACTGCATTTATATGCGCCACACACTGTGGCACACACTGTGGCACACACTGTGGCACACACTAGAATTCCAAGTGtaacagcacgccaaagaaTCATTGGAATGAGATAGGGGATTCAGAAGGAACAGCCATATTGCCAGAACATTCGGCAGTACAAGGCACACCATGATCAGGCTATTGAGACGCTTCAACCAGACTTGCTAGACATCTGACAGTCCCACTAATGGAAGACTGCGTGACACGGGATAGCCATCACCTGCGCCTTTTCCATTTGCGTAAACCGTCTGCtcacagtgacgtcatcagtaTCAACGGTGTTGGGCCACCGTTTCAGCAAGATCACCGTGACCGCATGCTGTCGGCATTCGGACATATAAGACCGTTTCTGAGCTTCTGATGAACCAATCAACGATGTTCCAATGTACAGGGTCAGACGATTAGAAATCGTCTCCATGCAGTATGGAGTACACAGTGTTCATGTCTTTAATAAACCTCGACTCATCCACCATGGAACATGCCTGGCACATGGTACGGAGATATGTGTGTCGACGTCATATGTCGCCGATCACGTGTTCCTGAACCTGGAGTGGAGGCGCTGGTGCAGATTCCCTCAAAGTGCCATTAGCAGCCTTATATGCAGTATGGCATATTCTCTAATCGTCTACTTCTCTATTCGCCTACAGTCTTGAAACAACACTCCATGGTCTGTTGACCACAGATGACGTAATGATAAGCGAGCGTCATCCCTATGATCTGAAAGTGGACTCTTCTAATTGAAAGAAGCAAAAGAGGTGTACAGaggtataaaatatatttatttattgatagCAATGCCTTAAACGTATTATTTCTACTATACGGAAACACGTATTAATAGCAATATCGATTTATGTCAATAATATCAGGTTATATACATTGTTATACATGTTGTATTCACATCTCATCAacatatcataaatatatacactgtctgtaACACAGTTACGTGAAACTTTAGGTCCATTCTTGATTCAACATAATGAGGTGGCCAACCGCTTCGAGGAAACCAAAGGGGCGAATTTCTTTCACTGTCAAGTTGTTCACGTAGTCTGTCTAGACGACTATCCAAGTTTCGGTAGATCCTGGATCTGGAGCGGACAATTTCCACTTGTCTCCGTGCGAGTCGGTTTGTTGTCTCTAGTTTCTTCATGGCGATCACAAATTCACAGATGTTTGGGTAATGTTTTCTAACCAGTTTCTTGAATCCGTTGTGGAATCCCCCCGAGTATGATTCGTTCTGGGGCCAGTATTTTCAGCTGAAGGCAGCAAGCAGTGTCCTCCACATCTGGAGGCACATTCAGGGCTTCAATCCACGTATCCTGGACTTGATCCACTGGGAGGACGGGCAGAGAAGCAGCTCGTCTCACATGTGTATTGAAGGCTGGGTTGTTCTTGCAGTAGTGGTAGAACTTGACGACAGAGGCCAGAGCCAACACTGCAGAAGGAAACAACAGTAGCAGCAACACCTTCATCAAGGTTCAGGATCTTTTCATTGTAGCTCTGTTGGACACGTTGTCTCAGTCCGGTCTTAACTTCATTCACCAGAGGAGGGTAGTTGTGCTCTGCGACAGAAGATATGTGGTCGTCTATGGTACTGCATTGCCCCTTGCATCTTTCTGTGACGCACGTCCGGTGTGTGGCTACCTGTCTCATAACATTCAGGCGATACTTATGCCCATTATGTAGAACCTGTCTTCCTCCTTTCTGCGACACTATGAACTCTGTCCTCTGTGGGCTGGCCATTCCGACTATCGATATTTGACAAAAACTCAATTTTATATGGTTAAGTTTGTTTAAAAGAAACTAAACCTATTAGTGAGTATACGATGATAATAACGGTTTCATTTTATTTGATCCCAGGTGTGACTTCATACTGAATATACTTATCTTCCTACACCACGAAATATTCTTATAATAACAGTCAATCGAGATCACTACAGCCCTGGTCAGGCGGTTCCATTATAAGTGTGGGGGTGCATTTTTTCATCCTAAttagcagtgtatgaaactccagCCCTGTGTTAAATATAGGAAATTGAGGTATGGTGataaaagaaagtaattaatgaattacttgtagtgaggtaaacttaaacatgtgcaaaaacaAATTTAATGAAACAATGACTTGGTAGTCactgtttatttatttagtgtcactgccatcagaAAACAACGACATTActcattggctgaaaacattctctagaccagtcacacgTAGTGTTAGATAATTGGGTAgattgatctgtggaagttacagtttgattgaccatgaactatacagacatcgtctagttaccacaattgtaaattattttcgaaatatttccagTAGTTAATGACGTGGTCAAATACATACCCCTGAGAAATGTATTGACACACAGGGCCGACTATATATAGTTGTAACTTGCAAGCAGcggctatttcatacactgaaattagtcagctttgtttttgttggcgAATGGAAACGTGACCGAATAGAGATGTATGCGACTGGAGACTAAACCTGCAGTATACATGTCGGACCTAGAGAAGGACTGaatgttttacagaaatattaTCAGTCAATTTTAGGACGACATTTCGAATTTCGTATCTCACTATCGTCTTTCTCATCGTACATCTATCGCCCTTCGTAACATACCACCGGGTGTTATGGTTTCCCAATGCGTTCAGCATTACCATGCAACAATTACTAGAAAGCTAAGTTAGGACATGTTAATCCAACATAGAAAAGTATCACGACCTTGTAGGATTTTTGCAATGGTTTATGTTGGTTGGgtggttggttgtttttttgtcgcagcactcaacaatattccatctatatggcggccgtgtaaataatcgaatccgtGCCTGTTTGGTCTCGCTGTATGCGTTTCTATGCAACAAAATACATCTTAAACGATGCGCGACATGGATTTAGGACCCCGTGGTACGAGATGGATGCGACGTCTTTGTGAAACTGTCGTAGAGGAGGTCGGAAGAGGGTCGTGAACAATTAAGGTCGTATGGACTACGATTTCCTTAATTTAGGAGACTTTTGTGAAACGCACCCCAGGTCCTCCTTGTCTATGTCACAAACGGCTTGCTTGTTTACCTGCGAATACTGTTGTGCCGAGGTTATCACGCACAGTACTTGACTATGTCCAATGTTTCATTATCGGTGTACAGTTCAATGGATTGTGTACATATACACGGAATCAAGGACAGAAATATGATATTTAGCAGTCTTAAAATACCGTTTTGTCGTCAAACCATTTAAACCATATCAgattatatatattaaaatattctCAGCgctaaagaaaaaaataaaaaactcGTCAAATTATAAGGAGATCTGTAATGGCTGTAAGGAAAACTTTCTGGTTCCCTGTTAGCCGAGATATTCAACGCAATCTTCCAGTCATTTCTATGTACCATGTGATCATCTGAATAGAAATCCAGTTGTAAATGACCCCTGCAATCTAGATATACTTATGACACAACTGTATATAAAGGGTCCTCTGTGTTCAACCCCCAAAATATTATCCAGGCTGATGGTAGATGATCCATCTGCCATGTTAATGTGGTAGACTTGACAGCCGTTGTACAAATCTATATTTAACATCACCAGTGACATTGCCTGGATACCTTACCTTATCGTCCTTTCCCTGTAAAAGCGGGTTGTGTTCCGTATCGTTTGACGGTTGTTTGTCCCCCTACACACAATGTAACTACACTCACACCAAGGATCAAAGCGTGGATCAGGTTTTGTACAGGGGTTAAATATAACGTCACGTGACATCATTCACAGGACAAAGCACAGGGAAAGAGCCACTCTAATCCATATGCTTCTGCACTTAGGTTAAGAGGCACGTGTTATGTGCACTGCAGAGAGGTGGCTATTACCGAGAGTTTCATATTgcgatatatacatatacaaacatattgACTGGAAGGTGTCTGTCAAAAATTcgtaaggctgcataaaacaATTAATTCTCGGGcacattgtttcaaaagtgacgaggttGGTAGGattctttaaaaacatttatagaaacaaagtgacaagggaggaacagaaatacagcttgggaaatttagcatgtgttaatgagttgtagattcagtgacactcgttcttacagacactcattcttatagtggacaaatggatgatggggacgcggccaagtcaaaattatttttaaaaaaatcgcaATAAAAATTTGTTACGCAtgcaaataaaagtgacgcgatGCCCGAgacacatttcacttttttatttagcctaacaGATCTCTGTGAGCGACATCATTTACTTACTTGCACCTTAATTGCAAGCCCCTCCTACCCATTGTGGATGGCTGTATGTCAGTGGTTTACAGATATTCAAAATCACATACAGCCTTAATGTAGAATCTTTAATTCAGCACACACACGTACAGACACATCACCACACACTTAcagacacattaacacacagaCGTACAGAGACATCAACACACACGTAAcagacacatcaacacacacacgtacagacACATCAGCACACACGTAACAGACACATCAACATACATTTACAGACACATTAACACAAAGACGTACaggcacatcaacacacagacGTACAGACTCTCaacacatgtacagacacaccaacacacatttacaggcacatcaacacacatgcagagacACATCAACGCACACATCCACATCAACACACAGACGCTCaggcacatcaacacacagacGTAcggacacatcaacacacatacaaacacatcaacaaacTGACGTAcgcacacatcaacacacacataggcacatcaacacacactagCAGACCTGTCAACGCATACACGTActgacacatcaacacacagacGTACGGACACATCAACGctcacacgcacaaacacatcaacacacagacGTTCAGACACATCAACGCTCACATGCACAGTCTCATCAACACTCAGACGTAcggacacatcaacacacagacGTACTgatacatccacacacacacgcgtacagacacatttcatacattcattccAGTACGTTGTGACACAACTGCACTTTATTCGTCCCATCGCCCCAGCTTTCCCCATATCCATGTACATGAGCATCAGCACAGCATAGTCTCAAGAAGCACCCGACTTCAGAAAACATGTTGTAAGTAGTGACAAACTGAATGGGTGGTAAGCGGCCTCGCGGACTTGGTCCTTGACACATTCATGCCATTGTTTAATCACGTTCGTAGGCAAATGATATCAGTTCCTGGAACAGTACCCAGAGGCGGTTTTCTGGATTCATTCCTCATTCAGCACTGCAATCTTCCCTTAATGTACATTTCCATGTGTGCGTTTTAAACCTAATAGACGGGTTACACCTAATATTCTTACTCACGCTGACATGATAGAGGTTTGCCTCCGACTTCCCAGTGCCCTAAACTACTTGGAATAATTGAGAAACATGTGACATCAATCCAGGGATAATCCAATGATATGACATACTTGAAAGAATGGGGACTCTATAGGTAGATGAGTGATGAAATGCAAATAGTCATTTGTCTTGTTTCCTCATTTTGAGGATAactgaaacaaaagaaaagaaacaggaAATCGGGTATCTTTATCCGAAGTCTCAAACTGATGCTGTAGAAGATGATCTAATAACAGCATTCCAGAAGTTAATAATAACAGCACTCCCCTTCAAGTAAAGTGGCCCCTCTTCAAGGTGTATTTGTCCTTTGCGTTTATAGTTTATCAGTCTGAATCATCTGCGAGATGAACAGAAGCCTATCGTGGAAGATG includes the following:
- the LOC137279252 gene encoding uncharacterized protein, encoding MASKKFLYTVVQFETREENYAMPEFFDRFSQKFPVFVIVTQGCYGFTDLETFSAEQALFCHSYVKQRRVVARDSRGRTISIPEEYPMKFKIVISRQKMGPEQTMKEILLENKLPVQVRFSAPANVAFYIGSNEQKAKDLSNLALSHVYEETFVIANGVYGRSLDMSPMVVPLYIDDLCVSTVKGVVGMEEKEWETLYSQLKASLKDVKIPPNMGNKEIVVFSDSSVVDKEDHIYSYIEPTEYITYSLMSKDNATDDEKYATPYFHKRHPPKGSLISELQRKLTTTTKTEGNAQRWSVAKVARSVSTSSGDTTCKPTLPPRAKSVSVDAGVVSVSKAQRTERDSVSTPKLPPRKGKTKALPSHLKDLTIEGMSQTLRSLKLDKHVSRFQKKQVDGLIARDFTEEMLKSEFKFTEFEIVKLMTFIDTGHIPR